Proteins from a genomic interval of Zingiber officinale cultivar Zhangliang chromosome 2A, Zo_v1.1, whole genome shotgun sequence:
- the LOC122042020 gene encoding terpene synthase 10-like isoform X1 — protein sequence MSLILAPPSYIPFRALRRSTASKQPCLRLVQCTADQLSPEAARRSAHYQPNMWSNDYIQSLTVESPLKVEEKDQTKRLMLLKERIAEVICEKKEVEEQLRLIDHLQQLGVAYHFKDDIKDSLRNLHSSLEEISSTFKDDLHASALLFRLLRENGFSISEDIFEEFRDEKGHFRDGLKNHTEGLLSLYEASYYEKDGEMVLQEAMELTTEHLKNLLEGGSDMKLKQRAAHALEIPLNWRMERLHARWFIEACQREVMVITNPLLLEFAKLDFNSVQSIYKKELSALSRWWTNLGVVEKLPFARDRLTENYLWAVGMAFEPEHRSFREAQTKGNCFVTMIDDVYDVYGTLDELELFTRVVDRWDINAIEQLPDYMKILFLALFNTINDHGYKVMKEKGLNVIPYLKRSWADLCKAYLVEAKSYHRGYTPTIDEYLDNTWISISGPAAFTNAYCMANNLTKQGLDRFSEYPAIAKPSSMLGRLYNDLATSTAEIERGDVPKSIQCCMHERGVSEGVAREQVKELIRGNWRCMNGDRAAATSFEEMLKTVAMGIARASQFFYQNGDGYGKADGETMNQVMSLLINPIIL from the exons ATGTCTCTTATCCTTGCTCCACCATCATACATCCCTTTCCGTGCTCTCCGGCGATCCACCGCCTCCAAGCAGCCATGTCTCCGACTCGTCCAGTGCACCGCCGACCAGCTATCGCCGGAGGCGGCCAGAAGATCGGCCCATTACCAGCCCAACATGTGGAGCAATGACTACATACAGTCACTCACTGTTGAATCTCCG TTGAAGGTGGAGGAGAAGGACCAGACAAAGAGACTGATGTTGCTGAAAGAGAGAATCGCAGAAGTGATATGCGAGAAGAAGGAAGTGGAAGAGCAGCTCCGGCTGATCGACCACCTGCAGCAGCTCGGAGTAGCTTATCATTTCAAAGACGACATTAAAGACTCTTTGAGAAATCTTCACTCGTCTTTAGAAGAGATAAGCTCGACATTTAAGGATGACCTTCACGCCTCCGCATTGCTCTTCAGGCTTCTCAGGGAAAATGGCTTCTCCATTTCGGAAG ACATTTTCGAGGAATTCAGAGATGAGAAAGGCCACTTTAGAGACGGTCTTAAGAACCACACGGAAGGACTGCTGAGTCTGTATGAGGCTTCTTATTATGAAAAAGATGGAGAGATGGTTCTGCAAGAAGCCATGGAGTTAACGACTGAACACCTCAAAAATCTCTTAGAAGGAGGCTCTGATATGAAGCTCAAACAGAGAGCGGCACATGCTCTGGAAATTCCATTGAATTGGAGGATGGAGAGACTGCACGCCAGGTGGTTCATTGAAGCATGCCAAAGAGAGGTCATGGTCATCACCAACCCTCTTCTTCTTGAATTTGCTAAGCTGGACTTCAACTCAGTCCAGAGCATCTACAAGAAAGAACTCAGTGCTCTCTCCAG ATGGTGGACAAATCTGGGAGTCGTTGAGAAATTACCATTCGCCAGAGACAGATTGACTGAGAACTACTTATGGGCAGTGGGCATGGCATTTGAACCAGAGCATAGGAGCTTTAGAGAGGCACAAACAAAAGGAAACTGCTTTGTGACAATGATCGATGATGTCTACGACGTCTATGGTACCCTGGATGAGCTTGAGCTCTTCACTCGTGTCGTCGATAG ATGGGATATCAACGCGATCGAGCAACTGCCAGACTACATGAAGATATTATTCCTCGCGCTTTTCAACACGATAAACGACCATGGCTATAAGGTGATGAAGGAGAAGGGACTGAACGTAATACCTTACCTCAAGAGATCA TGGGCAGATCTGTGCAAAGCATATCTAGTGGAGGCAAAATCGTATCATCGAGGTTATACACCCACGATTGATGAATACTTGGACAACACATGGATTTCCATTTCAGGCCCTGCCGCCTTCACGAATGCTTACTGCATGGCCAACAACTtaaccaagcaaggcttggaccGTTTCTCAGAGTACCCTGCCATTGCAAAGCCCTCTTCCATGCTCGGTCGACTTTATAACGATTTGGCTACTTCaacg gcTGAAATTGAGCGAGGAGATGTTCCAAAATCCATTCAGTGTTGCATGCACGAGAGAGGTGTTTCAGAGGGAGTGGCTCGTGAGCAGGTGAAGGAGCTAATACGAGGCAACTGGAGGTGTATGAATGGAGATCGGGCTGCTGCGACTTCGTTCGAGGAGATGTTGAAGACAGTGGCAATGGGCATAGCTCGAGCTTCACAATTCTTCTACCAGAATGGAGATGGATATGGTAAAGCTGATGGAGAAACCATGAATCAAGTAATGTCTCTGTTGATCAACCCCATCATTCTATGA
- the LOC122042020 gene encoding terpene synthase 10-like isoform X2, with protein sequence MSLILAPPSYIPFRALRRSTASKQPCLRLVQCTADQLSPEAARRSAHYQPNMWSNDYIQSLTVESPVEEKDQTKRLMLLKERIAEVICEKKEVEEQLRLIDHLQQLGVAYHFKDDIKDSLRNLHSSLEEISSTFKDDLHASALLFRLLRENGFSISEDIFEEFRDEKGHFRDGLKNHTEGLLSLYEASYYEKDGEMVLQEAMELTTEHLKNLLEGGSDMKLKQRAAHALEIPLNWRMERLHARWFIEACQREVMVITNPLLLEFAKLDFNSVQSIYKKELSALSRWWTNLGVVEKLPFARDRLTENYLWAVGMAFEPEHRSFREAQTKGNCFVTMIDDVYDVYGTLDELELFTRVVDRWDINAIEQLPDYMKILFLALFNTINDHGYKVMKEKGLNVIPYLKRSWADLCKAYLVEAKSYHRGYTPTIDEYLDNTWISISGPAAFTNAYCMANNLTKQGLDRFSEYPAIAKPSSMLGRLYNDLATSTAEIERGDVPKSIQCCMHERGVSEGVAREQVKELIRGNWRCMNGDRAAATSFEEMLKTVAMGIARASQFFYQNGDGYGKADGETMNQVMSLLINPIIL encoded by the exons ATGTCTCTTATCCTTGCTCCACCATCATACATCCCTTTCCGTGCTCTCCGGCGATCCACCGCCTCCAAGCAGCCATGTCTCCGACTCGTCCAGTGCACCGCCGACCAGCTATCGCCGGAGGCGGCCAGAAGATCGGCCCATTACCAGCCCAACATGTGGAGCAATGACTACATACAGTCACTCACTGTTGAATCTCCG GTGGAGGAGAAGGACCAGACAAAGAGACTGATGTTGCTGAAAGAGAGAATCGCAGAAGTGATATGCGAGAAGAAGGAAGTGGAAGAGCAGCTCCGGCTGATCGACCACCTGCAGCAGCTCGGAGTAGCTTATCATTTCAAAGACGACATTAAAGACTCTTTGAGAAATCTTCACTCGTCTTTAGAAGAGATAAGCTCGACATTTAAGGATGACCTTCACGCCTCCGCATTGCTCTTCAGGCTTCTCAGGGAAAATGGCTTCTCCATTTCGGAAG ACATTTTCGAGGAATTCAGAGATGAGAAAGGCCACTTTAGAGACGGTCTTAAGAACCACACGGAAGGACTGCTGAGTCTGTATGAGGCTTCTTATTATGAAAAAGATGGAGAGATGGTTCTGCAAGAAGCCATGGAGTTAACGACTGAACACCTCAAAAATCTCTTAGAAGGAGGCTCTGATATGAAGCTCAAACAGAGAGCGGCACATGCTCTGGAAATTCCATTGAATTGGAGGATGGAGAGACTGCACGCCAGGTGGTTCATTGAAGCATGCCAAAGAGAGGTCATGGTCATCACCAACCCTCTTCTTCTTGAATTTGCTAAGCTGGACTTCAACTCAGTCCAGAGCATCTACAAGAAAGAACTCAGTGCTCTCTCCAG ATGGTGGACAAATCTGGGAGTCGTTGAGAAATTACCATTCGCCAGAGACAGATTGACTGAGAACTACTTATGGGCAGTGGGCATGGCATTTGAACCAGAGCATAGGAGCTTTAGAGAGGCACAAACAAAAGGAAACTGCTTTGTGACAATGATCGATGATGTCTACGACGTCTATGGTACCCTGGATGAGCTTGAGCTCTTCACTCGTGTCGTCGATAG ATGGGATATCAACGCGATCGAGCAACTGCCAGACTACATGAAGATATTATTCCTCGCGCTTTTCAACACGATAAACGACCATGGCTATAAGGTGATGAAGGAGAAGGGACTGAACGTAATACCTTACCTCAAGAGATCA TGGGCAGATCTGTGCAAAGCATATCTAGTGGAGGCAAAATCGTATCATCGAGGTTATACACCCACGATTGATGAATACTTGGACAACACATGGATTTCCATTTCAGGCCCTGCCGCCTTCACGAATGCTTACTGCATGGCCAACAACTtaaccaagcaaggcttggaccGTTTCTCAGAGTACCCTGCCATTGCAAAGCCCTCTTCCATGCTCGGTCGACTTTATAACGATTTGGCTACTTCaacg gcTGAAATTGAGCGAGGAGATGTTCCAAAATCCATTCAGTGTTGCATGCACGAGAGAGGTGTTTCAGAGGGAGTGGCTCGTGAGCAGGTGAAGGAGCTAATACGAGGCAACTGGAGGTGTATGAATGGAGATCGGGCTGCTGCGACTTCGTTCGAGGAGATGTTGAAGACAGTGGCAATGGGCATAGCTCGAGCTTCACAATTCTTCTACCAGAATGGAGATGGATATGGTAAAGCTGATGGAGAAACCATGAATCAAGTAATGTCTCTGTTGATCAACCCCATCATTCTATGA